From the genome of Streptomyces sp. NBC_00659, one region includes:
- a CDS encoding TetR/AcrR family transcriptional regulator: protein MRADARRNYGRLLAEARLAFAERGTDTSLEDVARRAGVGIGTLYRHFPNRHALMSAVFEDAVNDLLARSRELLDAPQPCTALVEWLREIIAHAGEYRGLARALMSASQDEGSHLARCSGPMREAGSALLLRAQESGAVRPDVSIGDLLQLTNAIALAAEETVDDPALADRLLNLTLRGLKP from the coding sequence ATGCGGGCGGACGCCCGGCGCAACTACGGGCGGCTGCTCGCCGAGGCGCGCCTCGCGTTCGCCGAGCGCGGCACGGACACGTCCCTGGAGGACGTGGCCCGGCGCGCGGGCGTCGGAATCGGCACGCTGTACCGGCATTTCCCGAATCGGCACGCATTGATGAGCGCGGTCTTCGAGGACGCCGTGAACGATCTGCTGGCCCGCTCGCGGGAGTTGCTCGACGCCCCGCAGCCGTGCACCGCCCTGGTGGAGTGGCTGCGCGAGATCATCGCGCACGCGGGTGAGTACCGAGGGCTCGCACGCGCCCTCATGTCGGCCTCCCAGGACGAGGGTTCACACCTCGCCCGGTGCAGCGGCCCGATGCGTGAGGCGGGCAGCGCCCTGCTGCTGCGCGCCCAGGAGTCGGGGGCCGTACGCCCCGATGTCTCGATCGGTGATCTCCTCCAGCTGACCAACGCGATCGCGCTGGCGGCGGAGGAAACCGTGGACGACCCCGCGCTGGCCGACCGTCTGCTGAACCTGACGCTGCGCGGCCTGAAACCGTGA
- a CDS encoding purine-nucleoside phosphorylase, translating into MNASLLPDDIHGDPHAAADAAATRLRELTGAETHDVALVMGSGWAPAVDALGTPEAEFPVTELPGFPPPAVEGHGGTIRSYRIGDKRALVFLGRTHFYEGRGVAAVAHGVRTAVAAGCKTIVLTNGCGGLREGMRPGQPVLISDHINLTATSPIIGANFVDLTDLYSPRLRALCKEVDPSLEEGVYAQFPGPHYETPAEIRMARVIGADLVGMSTTLEAIAAREAGAEVLGISLVTNLAAGMTGEPLNHEEVLQAGRDSAARMGELLTQVLDRL; encoded by the coding sequence GTGAACGCATCTCTTCTTCCGGACGACATCCACGGCGACCCCCACGCCGCCGCCGACGCCGCCGCCACGCGCCTGCGTGAGCTGACGGGCGCCGAGACCCACGACGTCGCCCTCGTGATGGGCTCGGGCTGGGCTCCCGCCGTGGACGCTCTCGGCACCCCCGAGGCCGAGTTCCCGGTCACCGAGCTGCCCGGCTTCCCGCCGCCGGCGGTCGAGGGCCACGGCGGCACGATCCGCTCGTACCGGATCGGCGACAAGCGCGCCCTGGTCTTCCTCGGCCGCACCCACTTCTACGAGGGCCGCGGGGTCGCCGCCGTCGCGCACGGTGTCCGTACCGCCGTCGCCGCCGGCTGCAAGACCATCGTGCTCACCAACGGCTGCGGCGGACTGCGCGAGGGCATGCGCCCCGGTCAGCCCGTGCTGATCAGCGACCACATCAACCTGACGGCCACCTCGCCGATCATCGGCGCGAACTTCGTGGACCTCACCGATCTGTACTCGCCGCGGCTGCGCGCGCTGTGCAAGGAGGTCGACCCCTCCCTGGAGGAGGGCGTCTACGCGCAGTTCCCCGGCCCGCACTACGAGACGCCCGCCGAGATCCGGATGGCCCGCGTCATCGGAGCCGACCTGGTGGGCATGTCGACGACCCTCGAGGCCATCGCCGCGCGTGAGGCGGGTGCCGAGGTGCTCGGTATCTCCCTCGTCACCAACCTCGCCGCCGGCATGACGGGCGAGCCCCTCAACCACGAGGAAGTCCTCCAGGCGGGCCGCGACTCGGCCGCGCGCATGGGGGAACTTCTGACCCAGGTGCTGGATCGTCTGTAG
- a CDS encoding NAD(P)H-quinone dehydrogenase, whose protein sequence is MEYVTRIVIIGGGPGGYEAALVAAQLGAEVTVVDCDGLGGASVLTDCVPSKTLIATAEVMTTFDSSYEELGIIVADDTPHIDQAARVVGVDLGKVNRRVKRLALAQSHDITASVTRAGARVLRGRGRLEGMQALDGSRKVVVSAADGTEETLTADAVLLATGGHPRELPDAQPDGERILNWTQVYDLDELPEELIVVGSGVTGAEFAGAYQALGSRVTLVSSRDRVLPGEDPDAAAVLEDVFRRRGMNVMARSRAESAKRVGDRVEVTLSDGRVISGTHCLMAVGAIPNSSGMGLEEAGVRVRDSGHIWTDRVSRTTAPGVYAAGDVTGVFALASVAAMQGRIAMYHFLGDAVAPLNLKTVSSNVFTDPEIATVGYSQADVDAGKIEARVVKLPLLRNPRAKMQGIRDGFVKIFCRPGTGIVVGGVVVSPHASELIHPISIAVDNNLTVEQIANAFTVYPSLSGSIAEVARQLHTRKTSGES, encoded by the coding sequence ATGGAGTACGTGACTCGGATCGTGATCATCGGTGGCGGACCCGGCGGATATGAAGCGGCGCTGGTAGCCGCGCAGCTCGGCGCGGAGGTGACCGTCGTCGACTGCGACGGTCTGGGCGGGGCGTCGGTGCTCACCGACTGCGTGCCGTCGAAGACTCTTATCGCCACGGCCGAGGTGATGACGACCTTCGACTCCTCCTACGAGGAGCTGGGGATCATCGTCGCCGACGACACCCCGCACATCGATCAGGCCGCCCGCGTGGTCGGCGTGGACCTGGGCAAGGTCAACCGCCGTGTGAAGCGCCTCGCGCTCGCCCAGTCGCACGACATCACCGCCTCGGTGACCCGCGCCGGCGCCCGGGTGCTGCGCGGCCGCGGACGGCTGGAGGGCATGCAGGCCCTGGACGGCTCCCGCAAGGTCGTCGTGAGCGCCGCGGACGGCACCGAGGAGACCCTCACCGCCGACGCCGTGCTCCTGGCCACCGGCGGGCACCCGCGCGAGCTGCCCGACGCGCAGCCCGACGGCGAGCGCATCCTGAACTGGACCCAGGTCTACGACCTCGACGAGCTGCCCGAAGAACTCATCGTGGTGGGTTCCGGTGTCACCGGCGCCGAGTTCGCCGGCGCCTACCAGGCACTCGGCTCCCGCGTCACCCTCGTCTCCAGCCGCGACCGCGTGCTGCCGGGCGAGGACCCCGACGCCGCCGCCGTCCTGGAGGACGTCTTCCGCCGCCGCGGCATGAACGTCATGGCCCGCTCCCGCGCCGAGTCCGCCAAGCGGGTCGGCGACCGGGTCGAGGTCACGCTCTCCGACGGCCGGGTCATCAGCGGCACGCACTGCCTGATGGCCGTCGGCGCCATCCCGAACAGCAGCGGGATGGGCCTGGAGGAGGCCGGCGTCAGGGTCCGCGACTCCGGGCACATCTGGACGGACAGGGTCTCCCGCACGACCGCTCCGGGCGTCTACGCGGCCGGTGACGTGACCGGCGTCTTCGCCCTCGCCTCCGTCGCCGCCATGCAGGGCCGTATCGCCATGTACCACTTCCTCGGCGACGCGGTGGCCCCGCTGAACCTGAAGACGGTCTCGTCGAACGTCTTCACCGACCCCGAGATCGCCACCGTCGGCTACTCCCAGGCGGACGTCGACGCGGGCAAGATCGAAGCCCGGGTCGTGAAGCTGCCGCTGCTGCGCAACCCGCGCGCCAAGATGCAGGGCATCCGCGACGGCTTCGTCAAGATCTTCTGCCGCCCCGGCACCGGCATCGTGGTCGGCGGTGTGGTCGTCTCCCCGCATGCCTCGGAGCTGATCCACCCCATCTCGATCGCGGTCGACAACAATCTGACGGTCGAACAGATCGCGAACGCGTTCACCGTGTACCCGTCCCTGTCCGGCTCGATCGCCGAGGTGGCACGACAGCTGCACACCCGGAAGACCTCGGGCGAGAGCTGA
- a CDS encoding acetyl/propionyl/methylcrotonyl-CoA carboxylase subunit alpha, giving the protein MRKVLIANRGEIAVRVARACRDAGIASVAVYAEPDRDALHVRAADEAFALGGDTPASSYLDFAKVLQAAKDSGADAIHPGYGFLSENADFAQAVLDAGLIWIGPPPQAIRDLGDKVAARHIAQRAGAPLVAGTPDPVAGAEEVVAFAEQHGLPIAIKAAFGGGGRGLKVARTLQEVPELYESAVREAVAAFGRGECFVERYLDKPRHVETQCLADSHGNVVVVSTRDCSLQRRHQKLVEEAPAPFLTPAQVDELYASSKAILKEAGYVGAGTVEFLVGQDGTISFLEVNTRLQVEHPVTEEVAGIDLVREMFRIADGEALGYGDPELRGHSIEFRINGEDPGRGFLPAPGTVTAFAAPSGPGVRLDAGVESGSVIGPAWDSLLAKLIVTGATREQALQRAARALAEFQVEGMATAIPFHRAVVTDPAFAPELTGSQDPFTVHTRWIETEFVNEIKPFAAPADTENDDEPGRETVVVEVGGKRLEVSLPVSLGMSLARTGLAAGAKPKRRAAKKSGPAASGDTLASPMQGTIVKVAVEEGQEVKEGDLIVVLEAMKMEQPLNAHRSGTVKGLSAEVGASVTSGAPICEIKD; this is encoded by the coding sequence GTGCGCAAGGTGCTCATCGCCAACCGTGGCGAAATCGCTGTCCGCGTGGCCCGAGCATGTCGGGATGCCGGGATCGCGAGCGTTGCCGTGTATGCGGAACCGGACCGGGACGCTCTGCATGTCCGTGCGGCGGACGAGGCGTTCGCGCTGGGCGGTGACACTCCGGCCTCCAGTTACCTGGACTTCGCCAAGGTGCTGCAGGCCGCCAAGGACTCGGGCGCGGATGCCATCCATCCGGGTTACGGCTTCCTTTCGGAGAACGCGGACTTCGCCCAGGCCGTCCTGGACGCCGGGCTGATCTGGATCGGCCCGCCGCCGCAGGCGATCCGCGACCTGGGCGACAAGGTCGCCGCCCGGCACATCGCGCAGCGCGCCGGCGCGCCGCTGGTGGCCGGCACCCCGGACCCGGTTGCGGGTGCCGAGGAGGTCGTCGCGTTCGCCGAGCAGCACGGTCTGCCGATCGCGATCAAGGCCGCGTTCGGTGGTGGCGGGCGGGGTCTGAAGGTGGCCCGGACGCTGCAGGAGGTGCCGGAGCTGTACGAGTCGGCGGTGCGGGAGGCGGTCGCGGCCTTCGGGCGCGGTGAGTGCTTCGTGGAGCGCTACCTGGACAAGCCCCGCCATGTGGAGACGCAGTGTCTGGCCGACAGCCACGGCAACGTGGTCGTCGTCTCCACCCGTGACTGTTCGCTGCAGCGCCGCCACCAGAAGCTGGTCGAGGAGGCCCCCGCGCCGTTCCTGACCCCGGCGCAGGTGGACGAGCTGTACGCGTCGTCCAAGGCGATCCTGAAGGAGGCCGGCTACGTCGGTGCCGGAACCGTGGAGTTCCTGGTCGGCCAGGACGGCACGATCTCCTTCCTGGAGGTCAACACCCGTCTGCAGGTCGAGCACCCGGTCACCGAGGAGGTCGCCGGCATCGACCTGGTCCGGGAGATGTTCCGTATCGCCGACGGTGAGGCCCTGGGCTACGGCGATCCCGAACTGCGCGGGCACTCCATCGAGTTCCGTATCAACGGCGAGGACCCGGGCCGGGGCTTTTTGCCCGCTCCCGGCACCGTCACCGCCTTCGCGGCGCCGTCCGGCCCCGGGGTGCGGCTGGACGCGGGCGTCGAGTCCGGCTCCGTGATCGGCCCGGCCTGGGACTCGCTGCTCGCCAAGCTGATCGTCACCGGTGCCACCCGCGAGCAGGCCCTGCAGCGCGCCGCCCGCGCGCTGGCGGAGTTCCAGGTCGAGGGCATGGCCACCGCGATCCCCTTCCACCGCGCGGTGGTCACCGACCCGGCGTTCGCCCCCGAGCTGACCGGCTCGCAGGACCCGTTCACGGTCCACACCCGGTGGATCGAGACCGAGTTCGTCAACGAGATCAAGCCGTTCGCCGCCCCGGCCGACACCGAGAACGACGACGAGCCCGGCCGCGAGACGGTGGTCGTCGAGGTCGGCGGCAAGCGCCTGGAGGTCTCGCTGCCCGTCTCGCTGGGCATGTCGCTGGCCCGCACCGGCCTGGCCGCCGGCGCCAAGCCCAAGCGCCGGGCCGCCAAGAAGTCCGGCCCGGCCGCCTCCGGCGACACCCTCGCCTCCCCGATGCAGGGCACCATCGTCAAGGTGGCCGTCGAGGAGGGCCAGGAGGTCAAGGAGGGCGACCTCATCGTCGTCCTCGAGGCCATGAAGATGGAACAGCCGCTGAACGCCCACCGCTCCGGCACCGTCAAGGGCCTGAGCGCCGAGGTCGGCGCCTCCGTCACCTCCGGCGCCCCCATCTGCGAGATCAAGGACTGA
- a CDS encoding DeoR/GlpR family DNA-binding transcription regulator translates to MFAAERRQLILEMVRANGAVSLRELARVVQTSEVTVRRDVRALEAEGLLDRRHGGAVLPGGFTRESGFPQKSHLATAEKTAIADLAAGLVEEGEAIVVGAGTTTQELARRLARVPGLTVVTNSLLVAQALAHANRVEVVMTGGTLRGSNYALVGSGAEQSLQGLRVSRAFLSGSGLTAERGLSTSNMLSASVDRALVQAAAEVVVLADHTKLGMDTMFQTVPTDLITRLVTDEPPAHDDRAATELQALADQGVQIAVAGSSAGGAGGDPLPAGRQPRRDVPLPGPRRGQVPGSGPQLRSATVMGDQPPAERARVADLRRR, encoded by the coding sequence GTGTTCGCTGCAGAACGTCGCCAATTGATCCTCGAAATGGTGCGAGCGAACGGGGCCGTGTCGCTCCGTGAGCTCGCCCGCGTCGTCCAGACCTCCGAAGTGACCGTACGGCGGGACGTGCGCGCGCTGGAGGCAGAAGGACTCCTCGACCGCCGGCACGGCGGTGCGGTATTGCCGGGCGGGTTCACGCGGGAGTCCGGCTTTCCGCAGAAATCGCATCTCGCGACCGCCGAGAAGACGGCCATCGCCGATCTCGCCGCGGGTCTCGTCGAAGAAGGCGAGGCCATCGTGGTGGGGGCGGGTACCACCACGCAGGAGCTGGCCCGCCGGCTCGCGCGGGTGCCCGGTCTGACCGTCGTGACCAACTCCCTGCTGGTGGCCCAGGCGCTGGCCCATGCCAACCGCGTGGAGGTCGTGATGACCGGCGGCACCCTGCGCGGTTCCAACTACGCACTGGTCGGCTCGGGTGCGGAGCAGTCCCTCCAGGGGCTGCGCGTCTCCCGGGCGTTCCTCTCCGGGAGCGGTCTGACCGCCGAGCGCGGACTCTCCACGTCCAACATGCTCTCGGCGTCCGTGGACCGTGCTCTCGTCCAGGCGGCCGCGGAGGTCGTGGTCCTCGCCGACCACACCAAGCTCGGGATGGACACCATGTTCCAGACCGTGCCGACCGACCTCATCACCCGCCTGGTCACGGACGAGCCGCCCGCCCATGACGACCGTGCGGCCACCGAACTCCAGGCCCTGGCCGATCAGGGCGTGCAGATCGCGGTGGCCGGGTCTTCGGCGGGCGGTGCGGGAGGGGATCCGCTCCCGGCGGGGCGCCAGCCGCGTCGAGACGTACCCCTCCCGGGCCCGCGCCGCGGCCAGGTCCCGGGCTCGGGACCGCAACTACGGAGCGCGACGGTGATGGGGGACCAGCCCCCGGCCGAAAGAGCACGGGTGGCCGATCTCCGACGCCGCTGA
- a CDS encoding gamma-glutamylcyclotransferase, giving the protein MSLYAAYAGNLDPRLMTRRAPHSPLRATGWLNGWRLTFGGEHMGWEGALATIVEAPRSQVFVALYDVAPPDEDSMDRWEGVGLDIYRRMRVRVHTLEGEEPAWVYVLNGYEGGLPSARYLGELADAAESAGAPHDYVMELRKRPC; this is encoded by the coding sequence ATGTCGCTCTACGCCGCGTACGCCGGCAATCTCGACCCGCGGCTCATGACGCGCCGCGCCCCGCATTCGCCGCTGCGCGCCACGGGCTGGCTGAACGGCTGGCGGCTGACCTTCGGCGGCGAGCACATGGGCTGGGAAGGTGCGCTCGCGACGATCGTCGAGGCGCCCCGGTCCCAGGTCTTCGTGGCGCTGTACGACGTCGCGCCGCCGGACGAGGACTCCATGGACCGCTGGGAGGGCGTCGGCCTCGACATATACCGGCGGATGCGTGTACGCGTGCACACTCTGGAGGGTGAGGAACCGGCGTGGGTCTACGTACTGAACGGGTACGAGGGGGGACTGCCCTCGGCGCGTTATCTGGGCGAGCTCGCGGACGCCGCCGAGTCGGCCGGAGCACCGCACGACTACGTCATGGAGCTGCGCAAGCGGCCCTGCTGA